A genomic stretch from Sceloporus undulatus isolate JIND9_A2432 ecotype Alabama chromosome 5, SceUnd_v1.1, whole genome shotgun sequence includes:
- the C5H4orf54 gene encoding uncharacterized protein C4orf54 homolog produces MSGEAELQMLLVLLLLLPMAFRLTALRARPTTVLHSCGIRDWQKQQQLPPISAETTAASRSTATPGPSGVSPGSTTQLQGSACKVIGMEVLTKSPAEQIIIQKGNAGESSSRRMKHLSQQPSTSSSKESKYVEIYDFPGGRGESPQTVKLTLAGNGSKVAFIRPKNGSCGISEVNRLANNMLADKSENQESQDYKSKMEGSPSPMGMKADENHLHPLVLHQSKIQGAFQKWMMWEQGGKTSSSSFGYDSDEDDDAECKEICLSNQRGECRRASQLLQSQHSYSSENNSNNDEAHYITTHEIQLSEVDHDMDFDYGLASRWDFEDNNVIYSFVDYASFGSEETLADTQTEEDNSCYLSTTTSDPNNQTDSIDNTSSTEIVSINSENDTPITDKCTSSEESQSKNLSNMSENSAGQILLSIKPTSRAINEPSNQPKKQNIIYAAKHEGDMSVCVSTAHEQNSSLKQDVFHDYAKKFIAVPARLQTKCGAIRGRELGGYSSGASSVVSELDDADKEVRSLTARAFRSLAYPYFDTLNLSSRESSTSLSDHNLGINRWSTYLDLKCGSLGQKAEQNLFKSNTTSAGWNRSTGTKTSTDQFYIHSNKSQTKALEFVVSKLDGEITHVETPPCFEKRIQSGSRVVTLLETLNFSSNINAGVHRLAKPSENTTVGSSCTDEVTDTLSKELGNEACKQSESAAETMDGTQKKSKFASSLLKNVISKKMQLEHEFKMERGEITDTTYSGMSNSLSSKEVDGNSKEKLRDTGLQRQNSRYSEGSSDYTIVTGDDLGEFFDSKSPTSKASTPREGNISLDRSFSETFLEEACKIKESASETLKATFLRSQNSAFRTWKEKEAEKKEEKTPVGKLKISSKGDWKADLGEISASKSTKMSRLFVPNIQQTSKEKQSSTQVTKYSTATSATAQTAIATTMVKHKPPEIKISLGSVQQNKDNPFNIAKLLTPKITGSVPNFLKTVDDTRCQQQKQFKGETMDKVPQFQVRDVRENKAKVQGPIHQVRDVRKLIKSNYGHESGDNSDRGSVNSDQGTSEQKPKQLVTAGIPRSLSPMVITCQAVSNIKEDKKVSKTSDMEAKASSGGKMLSSNQEGTILVHRTSGRLPVATIAPNKSDPHQPAVLKIVSKTSVPWRQQAQPAPQPQPSTPEKSSKVGPLMATGEEETSRDEAAKASVTVNHQALEKLTAAVRSMEELYSFHKNEWKRKSDPLPITDSHVLSLIASEERNMGAMPCAREESMAGAKADDQMTGQTTSPSSITNSRSAPERQPNSRATNPTKNAEKVSAKMAAFENMALSQERPRGPGFRRETMTTATTAAQERGRAPVVPRSTFTFNAQGQKAKQKQPKESSPSPPPRGLKGQGRPRSIKLFGDRQGSLVEAEKGSKLAAPDCGNYLAIPLKASSVEQTGTAPSGDGGSHSGIVSATSAAAALCSQQSYNSGRNQVSSNQAKVQQQPEESTSGLATGNHQAPSLQQQQQPLPQATAAAPQLEVPPAQFFPQALSLAAAAAALTGAAQPAPLLCFSPPMPTASAETSTFSPPQTQRKVLLDLSTGQCYVVDTPVQPPPPQKRRLFDPETGQYVEVPLPVTQPPPAPAAMAPMTLPMTLGPAAAAGTYGTPAAAYMIYPGFLPAVLPASTLQGQLVQHSSGDLSAIASSSPGADSPYYMPTGKGTQQQQQQHHQQQTAQGEGKAPLISITSQPLGPRIIAPPSFDGTTMRFVVEHR; encoded by the exons ATGTCTGGAGAAGCTGAGCTGCAGATGCTGCTTGTGCTGCTACTTCTGTTACCAATGGCATTCAGACTGACAGCTCTTCGTGCCAGACCAACAACTGTACTTCATAGCTGTGGAATAAGAGactggcagaagcagcagcagcttccccCCATCTCCGCAGAGACAACAGCAGCCAGCCGCTCTACTGCTACCCCAGGACCTTCGGGCGTCTCTCCAGGGTCTACCACTCAACTTCAGGGA TCAGCTTGCAAAGTGATCGGCATGGAAGTCCTTACAAAATCGCCTGCTGAGCAGATCATTATTCAGAAAGGGAATGCTGGAGAAAGCAGCAGCCGAAGGATGAAGCATCTTTCTCAACAGCCATCAACATCCTCATCCAAGGAATCAAAATATGTGGAGATTTATGATTTCCCAGGAGGGAGGGGTGAGAGTCCTCAGACTGTAAAACTGACTTTGGCAGGGAATGGAAGTAAAGTGGCCTTTATCAGACCTAAAAATGGATCTTGTGGGATCAGTGAGGTTAACAGACTGGCTAACAATATGCTGGCAGACAAATCTGAAAATCAAGAGTCCCAGGATTATAAATCTAAAATGGAAGGCTCTCCTTCTCCCATGGGGATGAAAGCTGATGAG AATCATCTTCATCCTCTAGTCCTTCACCAGTCCAAAATACAGGGTGCTTTCCAAAAATGGATGATGTGggaacaggggggaaaaacctcctcttcttcatttggATATGACAGTGATGAAGACGATGATGCAGAGTGTAAAGAAATCTGTCTGAGTAACCAGAGGGGAGAATGTCGGCGTGCTTCACAACTGCTGCAGTCACAACACAGCTATAGCAGTGAAAACAACAGTAATAATGATGAAGCACATTATATTACAACCCATGAAATCCAGCTTAGTGAAGTGGACCATGACATGGATTTTGACTATGGATTAGCCTCCCGGTGGGACTTTGAGGACAACAATGTGATCTATTCCTTTGTGGATTATGCTTCTTTTGGGAGTGAAGAGACTCTTGCAGACACACAGACAGAAGAAGACAATAGTTGTTATCTCAGTACAACCACTAGCGATCCCAATAATCAGACAGACAGTATCGATAATACCAGCAGTACAGAGATAGTCAGCATTAATTCTGAAAACGATACCCCCATCACAGACAAATGCACCAGCTCGGAAGAAAGTCAGTCCAAGAACCTCAGCAACATGAGTGAGAATTCTGCAGGCCAGATACTCCTATCAATCAAACCAACTTCCAGGGCTATAAATGAGCCTAGCAACCAGcccaaaaagcaaaacattatttATGCTGCCAAGCATGAAGGCGACATGAGTGTCTGTGTCTCTACAGCTCATGAACAAAATTCAAGTTTAAAACAAGATGTGTTTCATGACTATGCAAAAAAATTTATTGCAGTACCTGCACGCTTGCAAACAAAGTGTGGAGCCATAAGAGGAAGAGAATTGGGAGGATATTCAAGTGGTGCTTCCAGCGTGGTAAGTGAGCTGGATGATGCAGATAAAGAAGTAAGAAGCCTAACAGCAAGGGCATTCCGGAGCTTAGCTTATCCCTATTTTGATACTCTGAACTTGAGCTCCAGAGAATCCTCCACATCTCTTTCAGACCATAATTTAGGAATCAACCGGTGGTCAACTTACTTGGATTTAAAGTGTGGCAGCCTTGGGCAGAAAGCAGAGCAGAATCTTTTCAAAAGCAACACTACATCTGCTGGATGGAATAGAAGTACTGGGACTAAAACCTCCACTGACCAGTTCTATATTCACTCTAATAAGTCACAGACTAAAGCATTGGAGTTTGTTGTCAGCAAACTTGATGGGGAAATAACACATGTTGAAACACCACCTTGCTTTGAAAAACGGATCCAGTCAGGATCCCGGGTTGTTACTTTGTTGGAGACTTTGAATTTCAGCAGCAACATTAATGCGGGAGTCCACAGACTTGCTAAACCTTCTGAAAATACTACTGTTGGATCAAGTTGCACAGATGAAGTTACAGACACACTGTCTAAGGAGCTGGGCAATGAAGCCTGCAAACAATCTGAGTCAGCTGCAGAAACCATGGACGGCACACAGAAGAAATCAAAATTTGCATCTAGTCTCCTCAAAAATGTCATCTCAAAGAAAATGCAACTGGAGCATGAATTCAAAATGGAAAGGGGAGAGATCACAGACACCACATATTCTGGTATGTCCAATTCCTTATCTTCTAAAGAGGTAGATGGTAACTCCAAAGAGAAATTAAGGGATACAGGTTTGCAAAGACAGAATTCTAGATATTCAGAAGGCAGCTCTGATTACACTATTGTAACAGGAGATGATCTGGGGGAGTTTTTTGATAGCAAATCACCTACTTCCAAGGCGTCTACTCCCCGGGAGGGAAATATTAGCCTGGATCGATCCTTTTCTGAAACATTCTTAGAAGAGGCATGCAAAATAAAAGAGAGTGCTTCTGAAACACTCAAGGCAACCTTTCTCCGTAGTCAAAACAGTGCATTTAGAAcgtggaaagaaaaagaagcagagaaaaaggaggaaaaaacaccTGTGGGAAAACTGAAAATTTCATCCAAAGGTGACTGGAAAGCTGATTTGGGAGAAATCTCAGCCAGCAAATCAACCAAAATGTCTCGTCTCTTTGTCCCAAATATTCAACaaacatccaaagaaaagcaATCCAGCACACAGGTGACAAAATACTCCACAGCAACCAGTGCAACAGCTCAGACAGCTATTGCCACCACAATGGTAAAGCACAAACCGCCTGAGATCAAGATCAGCTTGGGCAGCGTGCAGCAGAATAAAGATAATCCTTTCAATATTGCCAAGCTTCTCACACCCAAGATCACTGGAAGTGTACCAAACTTTTTAAAGACAGTTGATGATACCAGATgtcagcagcaaaaacaattcaAAGGGGAAACTATGGATAAAGTGCCTCAGTTTCAAGTACGTGATGTCAGAGAAAATAAGGCTAAGGTCCAAGGGCCTATCCATCAGGTAAGAGATGTCAGGAAACTAATCAAAAGTAACTATGGCCATGAGTCAGGGGATAACAGTGATAGGGGCAGCGTCAACTCTGATCAGGGAACCTCTGAACAGAAACCAAAGCAGCTGGTGACAGCAGGCATTCCCAGGTCTCTTTCTCCTATGGTGATAACTTGTCAAGCAGTAAGCAATATCAAGGAGGACAAGAAGGTCAGCAAGACTTCTGACATGGAGGCCAAAGCAAGCAGTGGAGGCAAGATGCTGTCTTCAAACCAAGAGGGGACAATCCTGGTGCACAGAACCTCAGGGAGGCTACCTGTGGCAACTATTGCTCCTAACAAAAGTGACCCTCATCAGCCTGCTGTGCTGAAGATAGTCTCCAAAACCTCTGTGCCTTGGAGGCAGCAAGCACAGCCAGCACCACAGCCTCAACCATCAACACCAGAGAAGAGCAGCAAGGTAGGGCCATTGATGGCTACTGGAGAAGAAGAAACTTCACGAGATGAAGCAGCCAAGGCATCTGTCACAGTAAACCACCAAGCACTGGAGAAACTTACGGCAGCAGTTCGGAGTATGGAGGAACTCTACAGCTTCCACAAAAATGAGTGGAAGCGCAAGAGTGATCCACTGCCCATAACTGACAGCCATGTTCTTTCTCTCATCGCAAGTGAGGAACGGAACATGGGAGCCATGCCTTGTGCCAGGGAAGAGTCAATGGCAGGTGCCAAGGCTGACGACCAGATGACAGGTCAGACAACATCCCCCAGCAGCATCACCAACAGCAGAAGTGCCCCAGAGCGCCAACCCAACAGCAGAGCCACCAACCCCACCAAGAATGCAGAGAAGGTCTCAGCCAAGATGGCTGCCTTTGAGAATATGGCACTGTCTCAGGAGCGACCACGTGGCCCCGGCTTCCGTAGGGAGACAATGACCACTGCCACCACAGCAGCTCAGGAGAGAGGCAGAGCCCCAGTGGTCCCTCGAAGCACTTTCACCTTCAATGCTCAGGGCCAGAAGGCCAAACAGAAGCAGCCAAAAGAGTCTTCTCCTTCCCCCCCACCAAGAGGCCTCAAAGGCCAGGGCAGGCCTCGTTCAATCAAACTGTTTGGGGACAGGCAGGGGAGCCTTGTGGAGGCTGAAAAGGGCTCCAAGCTGGCAGCTCCGGACTGTGGGAATTACTTGGCCATCCCTCTCAAGGCATCCTCTGTGGAACAAACAGGAACAGCTCCCTCAGGAGATGGGGGTAGTCACTCAGGCATAGTCTCTGCAACCTCAGCTGCAGCCGCACTATGCAGCCAACAGTCCTACAACTCAGGGAGAAACCAGGTCAGCAGCAACCAGGCTAAGGTGCAACAGCAGCCTGAAGAAAGCACAAGTGGCCTTGCGACAGGTAATCATCAGGCTCCTTCtttgcaacagcagcaacagccacTGCCTCAGGCAACAGCTGCTGCACCTCAACTTGAAGTGCCTCCTGCACAATTTTTCCCCCAGGCTTTATCTCTTGCAGCTGCTGCAGCCGCCTTGACAGGGGCAGCCCAGCCAGCACCCCTGCTCTGCTTCTCACCTCCCATGCCCACAGCGTCTGCTGAAACCTCTACTTTTTCACCACCTCAGACGCAGCGCAAAGTACTCCTGGACCTGAGCACAGGCCAGTGTTATGTGGTAGACACACCAGTGCAGCCTCCACCACCTCAGAAGCGACGCCTCTTTGACCCAGAAACAGGACAGTATGTGGAAGTGCCCTTGCCTGTCACCCAGCCACCTCCTGCACCAGCAGCCATGGCTCCCATGACCCTCCCCATGACACtaggcccagcagcagcagcaggaacctATGGCACTCCAGCGGCTGCCTATATGATCTACCCGGGCTTCCTACCAGCTGTTTTGCCTGCCAGCACCTTGCAGGGCCAGCTGGTCCAGCATTCTAGTGGTGACCTCAGTGCCATTGCCTCATCCAGCCCTGGAGCTGACAGCCCTTACTACATGCCTACGGgcaaaggtacacaacagcagcagcagcagcatcatcaacaacaaacagCTCAAGGAGAGGGGAAGGCACCACTCATCAGCATTACCTCGCAACCACTGGGCCCCAGGATCATTGCCCCACCATCTTTTGATGGCACCACTATGCGCTTTGTTGTGGAGCATCGGTGA